A genomic stretch from Angustibacter sp. Root456 includes:
- a CDS encoding MFS transporter: protein MSIPPVPEGVRERPRPQWVRQHRHGGWFAVAAVCFGAFMGQLDASIVTIAYPELSRNLGAPLGAVEWVSLSYLLTLAMLLLPAGRWSDALGRKRLYLWGFVVFTVGSLACALAPTLGWLVTARVVQAVGAALLQANSVAIVTTSVPPARTHAALGIQAGAQALGLALGPTLGGALIAAGGWRTVFWVNVPVGVVAYVVGTVFIPRTRHLRPTGRFDAPGAVLLTVAAGALLAAASGISGAGWPLPVVGLLAVTAVVAAGLLALAERRVDEPLLDRVVLHSPGVRRGLVGALLAYLVLFGPLVLVPVELDRLGTGSLATGLLLSALPAGFAVTALSAGVLPRSWSSRLRVRLGGALATVGLVGVALLPLTTGWLPLALLVTGLGVGLVTPANNASIMAATPAQAAGTAGGLINLARAFGTALGVAVVSLAVTTVAGATGAQVAALVLAALALVLSVSS from the coding sequence GTGTCGATACCACCCGTCCCCGAAGGCGTCCGCGAACGGCCTCGACCGCAGTGGGTGCGCCAGCACCGGCACGGCGGGTGGTTCGCGGTGGCGGCGGTCTGCTTCGGCGCCTTCATGGGTCAGCTCGACGCCAGCATCGTCACCATCGCCTACCCCGAGCTCTCGCGGAACCTCGGCGCCCCACTGGGCGCGGTGGAGTGGGTGTCGCTGTCGTACCTGCTCACCCTGGCGATGCTGCTGCTGCCGGCCGGTCGCTGGTCGGACGCCCTGGGCCGCAAGCGGTTGTACCTGTGGGGGTTCGTGGTCTTCACCGTCGGCTCCTTGGCCTGCGCGCTGGCACCCACCCTCGGCTGGCTGGTCACAGCGCGCGTGGTGCAGGCCGTCGGTGCCGCGCTGCTGCAGGCCAACAGCGTCGCCATCGTGACGACGAGCGTGCCCCCGGCCCGCACTCACGCGGCCCTCGGCATCCAGGCCGGCGCGCAGGCACTCGGACTCGCGCTGGGCCCGACGCTCGGCGGGGCGCTCATCGCCGCCGGTGGCTGGCGGACGGTGTTCTGGGTGAACGTGCCCGTCGGCGTGGTGGCCTACGTCGTCGGCACGGTCTTCATCCCCCGAACGCGTCACCTGCGGCCCACCGGACGCTTCGACGCCCCGGGTGCGGTGCTGCTCACGGTGGCGGCGGGGGCGCTGCTCGCTGCCGCCTCGGGGATCTCCGGTGCCGGTTGGCCGTTGCCCGTGGTGGGGCTGCTCGCCGTCACTGCGGTCGTCGCGGCCGGCCTGCTCGCTCTGGCCGAGCGACGGGTCGACGAGCCGCTGCTCGACCGTGTCGTCCTGCACTCCCCCGGGGTGCGCCGGGGGCTCGTCGGGGCCCTGCTGGCCTACCTCGTGCTGTTCGGGCCGCTCGTGCTCGTGCCGGTCGAGCTCGACCGGCTCGGCACCGGCAGCCTCGCCACCGGGCTGCTGCTCAGCGCGCTGCCGGCCGGCTTCGCCGTCACGGCCCTGAGCGCCGGCGTCCTGCCGCGGTCCTGGTCGAGCCGCCTGCGCGTTCGCCTCGGCGGGGCCCTCGCGACCGTGGGGCTGGTCGGCGTCGCGCTGCTGCCGCTGACCACCGGGTGGCTGCCGCTGGCCCTCCTGGTCACGGGCCTCGGAGTGGGCCTGGTGACGCCGGCCAACAACGCCTCGATCATGGCCGCCACACCCGCGCAGGCCGCTGGCACCGCCGGCGGCCTGATCAACCTCGCCCGTGCGTTCGGCACGGCTCTGGGGGTCGCGGTCGTGTCGCTCGCCGTGACGACGGTCGCCGGGGCCACCGGCGCCCAGGTGGCCGCGCTCGTGCTCGCGGCGCTCGCGCTGGTGCTCTCCGTCAGCAGCTGA
- a CDS encoding AraC family ligand binding domain-containing protein, whose product MPELINAPTRIPVPGGKVIDEYVGRATTGEAAVSVAHMKAPAGWDEPAQAPDFDEITLVLAGSVRVEHDGGVLEVPAGQAVVTRKGETVRYSVGDEGAEYVAVCLPAFSPDLAHRED is encoded by the coding sequence ATGCCTGAGCTCATCAACGCCCCCACCCGCATCCCTGTGCCCGGCGGCAAGGTCATCGACGAGTACGTCGGCCGCGCCACCACCGGTGAGGCCGCGGTGTCGGTGGCGCACATGAAGGCGCCCGCCGGCTGGGACGAGCCCGCGCAGGCGCCGGACTTCGACGAGATCACGCTGGTGCTGGCCGGCTCCGTGCGCGTCGAGCACGACGGCGGGGTGCTCGAGGTGCCGGCCGGGCAGGCGGTGGTGACCCGCAAGGGAGAGACCGTGCGCTACTCCGTGGGCGACGAGGGCGCCGAGTACGTCGCGGTGTGCCTGCCGGCGTTCAGCCCCGACCTCGCGCACCGCGAGGACTGA
- a CDS encoding thymidine phosphorylase — translation MSEAFDAVDVIRAKRDGQRLSDEQVDWVVDAYTRGVVADEQMSALAMAILLRGMDRAEISRWTAAMIASGERMDFSSLSRPTADKHSTGGVGDKITLPLAPLVAACGVAVPQLSGRGLGHTGGTLDKLESIPGWRASLTNAEMLAQLDDVGAVICAAGDGLAPADKKLYALRDVTGTVEAIPLIASSIMSKKIAEGTGALVLDVKVGSGAFMKSVDDARELARTMVDLGTDAGVTTVALLTNMQTPLGLTAGNALEVRESLEVLAGGGPDDVVELTLALAREMLAAAGRDDVDPADKLRDGSAMDVWRRMIAAQGGDPDASLPTAKETHVVMAPADGVLTQLDALAVGVAAWRLGAGRARKEDVVQAGAGVELHAKPGATVRGGEPLMTLHTDTPERFERALQALEGGYFIAPEGDRPDLLPLVVDRIAAS, via the coding sequence ATGAGCGAAGCCTTCGACGCCGTCGACGTCATCCGCGCCAAGCGGGACGGCCAGCGGTTGAGCGACGAGCAGGTCGACTGGGTCGTCGACGCCTACACCCGCGGAGTGGTCGCCGACGAGCAGATGTCGGCGCTGGCGATGGCGATCCTGCTGCGCGGCATGGACCGCGCGGAGATCAGCCGGTGGACCGCCGCGATGATCGCGAGCGGTGAGCGGATGGACTTCTCGTCGCTGTCGCGCCCCACCGCCGACAAGCACTCGACAGGCGGCGTGGGAGACAAGATCACCCTGCCGCTGGCCCCCCTCGTGGCCGCGTGCGGTGTCGCCGTCCCGCAGCTGTCGGGCCGCGGTCTCGGCCACACCGGCGGCACCCTCGACAAGCTCGAGTCGATCCCCGGCTGGCGCGCGAGCCTCACGAACGCCGAGATGCTCGCCCAGCTGGACGACGTCGGCGCGGTCATCTGCGCCGCCGGCGACGGCCTCGCCCCGGCCGACAAGAAGCTGTACGCGCTGCGCGACGTCACGGGCACGGTGGAGGCGATCCCGCTGATCGCGAGCTCGATCATGAGCAAGAAGATCGCCGAGGGCACCGGCGCGCTGGTGCTCGACGTCAAGGTCGGCTCGGGCGCGTTCATGAAGTCGGTGGACGACGCCCGCGAGCTCGCCCGCACCATGGTCGACCTCGGCACCGACGCTGGGGTCACGACGGTCGCGCTGCTCACGAACATGCAGACCCCCCTCGGCCTCACCGCCGGCAACGCGCTGGAGGTGCGCGAGTCGCTCGAGGTGCTGGCGGGTGGCGGCCCGGACGACGTCGTCGAGCTCACCCTGGCCCTGGCCCGCGAGATGCTCGCCGCCGCGGGCCGAGACGACGTCGACCCAGCCGACAAGCTGCGGGACGGCAGCGCGATGGACGTGTGGCGCCGCATGATCGCCGCGCAGGGCGGCGACCCGGACGCCTCGCTGCCCACGGCGAAGGAGACCCACGTCGTGATGGCGCCGGCTGACGGCGTGCTCACCCAGCTCGACGCCCTGGCTGTGGGCGTGGCCGCCTGGCGCCTCGGCGCCGGACGCGCCCGCAAGGAGGACGTCGTCCAGGCCGGTGCCGGGGTCGAGCTGCACGCCAAGCCCGGCGCGACGGTGCGCGGCGGTGAGCCGCTCATGACCCTGCACACCGACACCCCCGAGCGCTTCGAACGGGCCCTGCAGGCGCTGGAGGGTGGCTACTTCATCGCTCCCGAAGGCGACCGTCCTGACCTGCTGCCGCTGGTGGTCGACCGCATCGCCGCCTCCTGA
- a CDS encoding ABC transporter permease has product MSVEVAAAAGAPTPVDEPTRRRRIGAGTWALLGLGAVVALAAVRAVTGANDIASSGTIAAAIGLAVPIAMAALGGLWSERSGVVNIGLEGMMIFGTWGAGFAGYQWGPWAGLAAGIVFGALGGLLHAVATVTFNVDHIVSGVAINLLAAGAVKYLSGLAFVGHPGGGKTQSPPIGDLPTLTIPGVSDGLGTIEDKHWFFVSDLAAIVRGVTTGMSILTLIAILLVIGSFFVLWRTAFGLRLRSCGENPVAAESLGVNVYLYKYAAVVASGAFAGIGGVFLAEVAASAYRDGQTGGRGFIGLAAMIFGNWRPGGLLAGSALFGYTDALQLRRGGESVHALLLVLFLILLGLVAVRVLRRANLATTLVATACAVGLLLWYLLTDEVPSDFTGMTPYVATLLVLSLASQRLRMPAADGLRYRRGEGG; this is encoded by the coding sequence ATGAGCGTCGAGGTCGCGGCAGCCGCAGGTGCCCCCACCCCGGTCGATGAGCCGACCAGGCGCCGACGCATCGGTGCGGGCACGTGGGCGCTCCTGGGGCTCGGCGCCGTCGTGGCGCTCGCCGCCGTGCGGGCCGTCACCGGCGCCAACGACATCGCGTCCAGCGGCACCATCGCCGCGGCCATCGGTCTCGCCGTCCCGATCGCCATGGCGGCGCTCGGCGGTCTGTGGTCGGAACGCTCGGGCGTGGTCAACATCGGCCTCGAGGGCATGATGATCTTCGGCACCTGGGGCGCTGGTTTCGCCGGCTACCAGTGGGGGCCGTGGGCCGGCCTGGCCGCAGGCATCGTGTTCGGAGCGCTCGGCGGCTTGCTGCACGCCGTCGCGACGGTCACCTTCAACGTCGACCACATCGTCTCCGGTGTCGCGATCAACCTGCTCGCCGCCGGCGCCGTGAAGTACCTGTCCGGCCTGGCGTTCGTGGGTCACCCCGGCGGCGGCAAGACGCAGTCCCCGCCGATCGGCGACCTGCCGACGCTGACCATCCCCGGTGTCTCCGACGGCCTCGGCACGATCGAGGACAAGCACTGGTTCTTCGTGTCCGACCTGGCGGCGATCGTGCGCGGCGTCACGACGGGCATGTCGATCCTCACGCTGATCGCGATCCTGCTCGTGATCGGGTCGTTCTTCGTGCTGTGGCGCACGGCTTTCGGGCTGCGGCTGCGCAGCTGCGGTGAGAACCCGGTGGCGGCAGAGTCGCTGGGCGTCAACGTCTACCTCTACAAGTACGCGGCGGTCGTGGCGTCGGGTGCCTTCGCCGGCATCGGTGGCGTGTTCCTCGCGGAGGTCGCGGCCAGCGCCTACCGCGACGGGCAGACCGGCGGCCGAGGCTTCATCGGCCTCGCCGCCATGATCTTCGGCAACTGGCGACCCGGCGGCCTGCTCGCCGGCTCGGCGCTGTTCGGCTACACCGACGCGCTCCAGCTGCGTCGGGGTGGTGAGAGCGTGCACGCCCTGCTGCTCGTGCTGTTCCTCATCCTGCTCGGCCTGGTGGCCGTGCGGGTGCTGCGCCGGGCGAACCTCGCGACGACGCTCGTCGCGACCGCCTGCGCTGTCGGGCTGCTGCTGTGGTACTTGCTCACTGACGAGGTGCCGTCCGACTTCACCGGCATGACGCCGTACGTCGCCACGTTGCTCGTGCTGAGCCTGGCGTCGCAACGGCTGCGGATGCCGGCGGCCGACGGTCTGCGCTACCGGCGAGGCGAAGGTGGCTGA
- a CDS encoding ABC transporter permease: MKNRDLSRIGLALAAPLLAVAFSVVVTSVILLAAGDPVWVTWKTLVTGGLPGVMPRNLMTTINLGTTYYLSAIAVAIGFRMNLFNIGVDGQYRLAVFAAAVVGGAINLPKPLHILVVIVVAMAVGAAWAAIAGLLKVGRGVSEVISTIMLNAIAGGLVAYLLRRVASGEAASNNISTPSIPESGRMPGFTLLPNAPVKAYGFVIVAALVGVGYWYLISRTRFGFDLRATGRSATAAVASGVNVKRMIVASMVLSGAVAGLVGLPELLGKTYTYDLSFPAGLGFTGIAIALVGRNSPVGVAVAALLFAYLDVASNPLQILADVAPEVVKIMQGIIVLSVVIAYEMVRRYSVVAEQRKVARELGDHESSPPRPGGTAQEVTV, from the coding sequence ATGAAGAACCGCGACCTGAGCCGCATCGGGCTGGCGCTGGCGGCACCGCTGCTGGCCGTGGCCTTCTCGGTGGTGGTCACCAGCGTGATCCTGCTCGCCGCGGGCGACCCCGTCTGGGTCACCTGGAAGACCCTCGTCACCGGCGGTCTGCCCGGCGTGATGCCGCGCAACCTCATGACGACGATCAACCTCGGCACGACGTACTACCTGTCGGCGATCGCGGTGGCCATCGGCTTCCGGATGAACCTGTTCAACATCGGTGTCGACGGCCAGTACCGGCTCGCGGTGTTCGCGGCCGCCGTCGTCGGTGGTGCCATCAACCTGCCGAAGCCGCTGCACATCCTCGTGGTGATCGTGGTCGCCATGGCGGTCGGCGCGGCCTGGGCCGCGATCGCGGGTCTGCTCAAGGTCGGGCGCGGAGTCAGCGAGGTGATCTCGACGATCATGCTCAACGCGATCGCCGGCGGCCTGGTGGCCTACCTGCTGCGCCGGGTGGCGTCCGGTGAGGCGGCGAGCAACAACATCTCCACGCCGTCGATCCCGGAGTCGGGGCGCATGCCCGGCTTCACGCTGCTGCCCAACGCGCCCGTGAAGGCCTACGGCTTCGTCATCGTCGCGGCCCTCGTGGGTGTGGGGTACTGGTACCTGATCAGCCGCACCCGGTTCGGCTTCGACCTGCGGGCCACCGGGCGCTCGGCGACGGCAGCGGTGGCGAGCGGAGTCAACGTCAAGCGCATGATCGTCGCCTCGATGGTGCTGAGCGGCGCTGTCGCTGGCCTCGTCGGCCTGCCCGAGCTGCTCGGGAAGACGTACACCTACGACCTGTCGTTCCCCGCCGGCCTCGGTTTCACCGGCATCGCCATCGCGTTGGTCGGTCGGAACTCGCCGGTGGGTGTCGCCGTCGCCGCACTGCTCTTCGCCTACCTCGACGTCGCGAGCAACCCCCTGCAGATCCTGGCGGACGTCGCACCCGAGGTCGTCAAGATCATGCAGGGGATCATCGTGCTGTCGGTCGTGATCGCCTACGAGATGGTGCGCCGGTACAGCGTCGTCGCCGAGCAGCGCAAGGTGGCTCGTGAGCTCGGTGACCACGAGAGCAGCCCGCCCAGACCAGGCGGCACGGCTCAGGAGGTGACGGTATGA
- a CDS encoding ABC transporter ATP-binding protein has product MSTAAAPAADAATGEVAVRLTGITKRFPGVVANRDVTFEVRKGTVHAVVGENGAGKSTLMKILYGVQRPDEGTIEVGGRTQTFGSPSDAIEAGIGMVYQHFMLADNLTVLENVVLGAEKLYGIGDKARARIRELSDAYGLEVAPDVLVEELGVGDRQRVEILKVLYRGATTLILDEPTAVLVPQEVDELFANLRELKAEGLTVIFISHKLDEVLSVADSITVIRRGETVATVDPEGTTSRELAELMVGSELPSPQTTESTVTDVPMLTVRDLTLRAGARALLEDISFTIHRGEILGIAGVEGNGQGELVDAIMGLRDPETGQVLLGEQDISEWTTRRRREAGIGFIPEDRHRQGLLLDAPLWENRILGHQTQEPSSRGPLIDRGGARRDTERILAEYDVRSPSIDVTAGSLSGGNQQKLLVGRELSGDPVVLLAAHPTRGVDVGAQAAIWDHIRRARAAGLAVLLISADLDELIGLSDTIHVILRGRFVGQFDPARVTPEQLGSAMTGASTEGES; this is encoded by the coding sequence CTGTCCACTGCAGCCGCTCCCGCGGCGGACGCCGCCACCGGTGAGGTGGCCGTCCGGCTGACCGGGATCACCAAGCGCTTCCCGGGCGTCGTGGCCAACCGCGACGTGACGTTCGAGGTCCGCAAGGGCACCGTGCACGCGGTGGTCGGCGAGAACGGCGCGGGCAAGTCGACGCTGATGAAGATCCTCTACGGCGTGCAGCGTCCGGACGAGGGCACGATCGAGGTAGGTGGCCGCACCCAGACCTTCGGCTCGCCCAGCGACGCCATCGAGGCCGGAATCGGCATGGTGTACCAGCACTTCATGCTGGCCGACAACCTCACGGTGCTCGAGAACGTCGTGCTGGGTGCCGAGAAGCTGTACGGCATCGGTGACAAGGCCCGTGCCCGCATCCGCGAGCTCAGCGACGCCTACGGCCTCGAGGTCGCGCCCGATGTGCTCGTGGAGGAGCTCGGGGTCGGCGACCGCCAGCGCGTCGAGATCCTGAAGGTGCTCTACCGCGGGGCGACCACCCTCATCCTCGACGAGCCGACGGCGGTGCTGGTGCCGCAGGAGGTCGACGAGCTCTTCGCCAACCTGCGAGAGCTCAAGGCCGAGGGGCTCACGGTCATCTTCATCTCGCACAAGCTCGACGAGGTGCTGTCGGTCGCCGACTCGATCACCGTCATCCGCCGCGGCGAGACCGTGGCGACCGTCGACCCCGAGGGCACGACGTCACGCGAGCTCGCCGAGCTCATGGTGGGCAGCGAGCTGCCGAGCCCGCAGACCACCGAGTCGACCGTCACCGACGTCCCGATGCTCACGGTGCGCGATCTCACCCTGCGCGCCGGCGCCCGGGCGCTGCTGGAGGACATCAGCTTCACGATCCACCGCGGCGAGATCCTCGGCATCGCCGGCGTCGAGGGCAACGGCCAGGGCGAGCTCGTCGACGCCATCATGGGCTTGCGTGACCCCGAGACCGGCCAGGTGCTGCTGGGCGAGCAGGACATCAGCGAGTGGACGACGCGCCGCCGCCGTGAGGCGGGTATCGGCTTCATCCCCGAGGACCGCCACCGACAGGGTCTGCTGCTCGATGCGCCGTTGTGGGAGAACCGCATCCTCGGCCACCAGACCCAGGAGCCGTCGTCGCGAGGACCGCTCATCGACCGCGGCGGCGCTCGCAGGGACACCGAGCGCATCCTCGCCGAGTACGACGTCCGCTCGCCGAGCATCGACGTCACGGCGGGCTCGCTGTCGGGGGGCAACCAGCAGAAGCTGCTCGTCGGGCGCGAGCTGTCCGGTGACCCGGTCGTCCTGCTGGCGGCGCACCCCACCCGCGGGGTGGACGTCGGCGCGCAGGCGGCGATCTGGGACCACATCCGCCGCGCGCGGGCCGCCGGCCTCGCCGTGCTCCTGATCTCCGCCGACCTCGACGAGCTGATCGGCCTCAGCGACACCATCCACGTCATCCTGCGCGGCCGTTTCGTCGGCCAGTTCGACCCCGCGCGGGTCACCCCCGAGCAGCTCGGCTCCGCCATGACCGGCGCGTCGACGGAGGGCGAGTCATGA
- a CDS encoding BMP family ABC transporter substrate-binding protein, with translation MVAAASVAALALAACGSSSDNASSGNGSTGSSTKKALKVGLAYDIGGRGDQSFNDAAAAGLDKAKSELGVTAQEAEATSGEAESAKEDRLRTLAQAGYNPIVAVGFAYASATDKVAAEFPDINFAIVDNARSDKTPKNVHGLLFAENEGSYLVGAIAALKSKSGNIGFVGGVQVPLIQKFEAGYVAGAKAINPNIKIQTKYLTQPPDFSGFTDPAKGKTAAQGMLDAGADVIYHAAGGSGGGVFEAVKAKNAMAIGVDSDQALTAAPAVRDVIISSMIKKVDVAVYDFIKSAQDGTIPDGDQVYDLKKGGVDYSTTGGHIDDIKSKVDDLKQQIIDGKITVPTQP, from the coding sequence ATGGTGGCCGCCGCCTCAGTGGCAGCCCTGGCACTGGCAGCGTGCGGCAGCAGCTCCGACAACGCCTCGAGCGGCAACGGTTCGACCGGCTCGAGCACCAAGAAGGCTCTGAAGGTCGGCCTGGCCTACGACATCGGCGGTCGCGGCGACCAGTCGTTCAACGACGCCGCGGCGGCGGGCCTCGACAAGGCCAAGTCCGAGCTCGGCGTGACGGCCCAGGAGGCCGAGGCGACGTCCGGTGAGGCGGAGTCCGCCAAGGAGGACCGCCTGCGCACCCTCGCCCAGGCCGGCTACAACCCGATCGTCGCGGTTGGCTTCGCCTACGCGTCGGCGACCGACAAGGTGGCGGCCGAGTTCCCCGACATCAACTTCGCGATCGTCGACAACGCTCGTAGTGACAAGACGCCCAAGAACGTCCACGGCCTGCTGTTCGCCGAGAACGAGGGCTCCTACCTCGTCGGCGCGATCGCCGCGCTGAAGTCCAAGAGCGGCAACATCGGCTTCGTCGGTGGCGTCCAGGTGCCGCTGATCCAGAAGTTCGAGGCGGGCTACGTCGCCGGCGCCAAGGCGATCAACCCGAACATCAAGATCCAGACCAAGTACCTCACCCAGCCGCCGGACTTCTCGGGCTTCACCGACCCGGCCAAGGGCAAGACCGCCGCGCAGGGCATGCTCGACGCCGGCGCCGACGTGATCTACCACGCGGCCGGCGGCTCCGGCGGCGGCGTGTTCGAGGCCGTCAAGGCCAAGAACGCCATGGCGATCGGTGTCGACTCCGACCAGGCGCTCACGGCGGCCCCGGCCGTTCGTGACGTGATCATCTCCTCGATGATCAAGAAGGTCGACGTCGCGGTGTACGACTTCATCAAGTCGGCCCAGGACGGCACCATCCCGGACGGCGACCAGGTGTACGACCTGAAGAAGGGTGGCGTCGACTACTCGACCACCGGTGGTCACATCGACGACATCAAGTCCAAGGTCGACGACCTGAAGCAGCAGATCATCGACGGCAAGATCACGGTGCCCACCCAGCCGTGA
- a CDS encoding amidohydrolase — translation MEPHSSSPTLPSLADLVAALRDELIETRRDIHAHPETSRHEVRTTELVAARLEKEGIAVQELPRSGLLAEVGDLSPSAPVVALRADLDALPVDDETPDPWRSTVGGVAHACGHDVHTAALLGAGLALHERHLASPLPGRVRLVFQPAEEVMPGGAVDLVALGVLDRVHSIFAVHCDPSLDVGQVGLREGAITAASDSVTVRLRGRGGHTSRPHLTQDLTYALAKVVTDVPAALSRRLDPRAGASLVWGSVHAGSAKNVIPSLGEAAGTLRLLDIRAWDQAQRIVDEVVRAVVAPYGVTAEIEHLRGVPPVVNAPEAARHLATAAASVVGPAGVVGTEQSLGGEDFSWYLESVPGAMARLGTRTPGGPTYDLHQGNLRVDDGAVAIGAQLLAQVALDALAALAPNASLETPERDGNS, via the coding sequence GTGGAACCTCACTCCTCTTCGCCGACCCTGCCGTCGCTCGCCGACCTCGTCGCCGCGCTGCGCGACGAGCTCATCGAGACCCGGCGCGACATCCACGCGCACCCCGAGACCTCACGGCACGAGGTACGCACCACCGAGCTGGTGGCCGCGCGCCTGGAGAAGGAGGGCATCGCCGTCCAGGAGCTGCCGCGCAGCGGGTTGCTGGCCGAGGTGGGTGACCTCTCGCCGTCCGCGCCGGTGGTCGCGCTGCGTGCCGACCTCGACGCCCTGCCGGTCGACGACGAGACGCCCGACCCCTGGCGCTCGACGGTCGGCGGCGTCGCGCACGCCTGCGGGCACGACGTGCACACCGCGGCGCTGCTCGGGGCCGGGCTCGCCCTCCACGAGCGGCATCTGGCCAGCCCCCTGCCCGGACGCGTGCGCCTGGTGTTCCAGCCGGCCGAGGAGGTCATGCCCGGCGGGGCCGTCGACCTCGTGGCCCTCGGCGTGCTCGACCGCGTGCACTCGATCTTCGCCGTGCACTGCGACCCGTCGCTGGACGTCGGCCAGGTCGGCCTGCGCGAGGGAGCCATCACCGCGGCCTCCGACTCGGTCACCGTGCGCCTGCGCGGACGCGGGGGCCACACCTCGCGCCCGCACCTCACCCAGGACCTCACCTACGCGCTCGCCAAGGTCGTCACCGACGTCCCCGCCGCCCTGTCGCGCCGGCTCGACCCGCGCGCCGGCGCCAGCCTGGTGTGGGGATCGGTGCACGCCGGGTCGGCAAAGAACGTCATCCCCAGCCTCGGTGAGGCGGCGGGCACCCTGCGGCTGCTCGACATCCGGGCCTGGGACCAGGCTCAGCGCATCGTCGACGAGGTCGTGCGCGCCGTGGTCGCCCCGTACGGCGTCACCGCCGAGATCGAGCACTTGCGTGGCGTCCCGCCGGTGGTGAACGCTCCGGAGGCCGCGCGGCACCTCGCGACCGCCGCCGCCTCGGTGGTCGGCCCCGCCGGCGTCGTCGGCACCGAGCAGAGCCTCGGCGGTGAGGACTTCTCCTGGTACCTCGAGTCCGTGCCCGGGGCGATGGCCCGGCTGGGCACGCGGACGCCCGGCGGCCCGACGTACGACCTGCACCAGGGCAACCTGCGCGTCGACGACGGCGCGGTGGCCATCGGCGCCCAGCTGCTGGCGCAGGTGGCCCTGGACGCGCTCGCCGCCCTGGCACCAAACGCTTCGCTCGAGACGCCCGAGCGCGACGGCAACAGTTGA
- a CDS encoding methylmalonyl-CoA mutase, protein MSEPRSESGLPIRPVYGPDALQGWDAAQQLGEPGQFPYTRGVYPNMYTGRPWTMRQYAGFGTAKESNERYHQLVAAGTGGLSVAFDLPTQMGYDSDEPIAHGEVGKVGVAIDSIDDMRVLFGGIPLGEVSTSMTINAPGSVLLLLYQLVAEEQGFEGAQLTGTIQNDVLKEYIARGTYIYPPKESLRLIADTFAYCRKELPRWNTISISGYHMAEAGATPAQEVAFTLANAKAYVQAAIDAGLGVDDFAPRLSFFFVARTTLLEEVAKFRAARRIWAQVMRDEFGAKNPKSLMLRFHTQTAGVQLTAQQPEVNLVRVALQGLGAVLGGTQSLHTNSYDEAIALPTQKAARLALRTQQVIAYETDVTKTVDPFAGSYVIESMTDELETAIRDLMQAVDDRGGAVAAIEEGFQKSEIERSAYQVAQEIDGGERVVVGVNRFTVDDDEPYEPLRVNPAIEAEQAARLATLRADRDQLAVDRALAALQDAARGTDNVLYPMREALAARATVGEVCHALREVWGTYVPRDVF, encoded by the coding sequence GTGAGCGAACCCCGCAGCGAGTCCGGCCTCCCCATCCGCCCGGTCTACGGTCCGGACGCCCTGCAGGGCTGGGACGCCGCCCAGCAGCTCGGCGAGCCCGGCCAGTTCCCGTACACCCGCGGGGTGTACCCGAACATGTACACCGGCCGCCCGTGGACCATGCGCCAGTACGCCGGGTTCGGCACCGCCAAGGAGTCCAACGAGCGCTACCACCAGCTGGTCGCCGCGGGCACCGGCGGCCTCAGCGTCGCCTTCGACCTGCCGACGCAGATGGGCTACGACTCCGACGAGCCGATCGCCCATGGCGAGGTCGGCAAGGTCGGCGTGGCCATCGACTCCATCGACGACATGCGCGTGCTGTTCGGTGGCATCCCGCTCGGCGAGGTGTCGACGTCCATGACCATCAACGCGCCGGGCTCGGTGCTGCTGCTGCTCTACCAGCTCGTCGCCGAGGAGCAGGGGTTCGAGGGTGCCCAGCTCACGGGCACGATCCAGAACGACGTGCTGAAGGAGTACATCGCGCGCGGCACCTACATCTACCCGCCGAAGGAGTCGCTGAGGCTCATCGCCGACACCTTCGCCTACTGCCGCAAGGAGCTCCCTCGCTGGAACACCATCTCGATCTCGGGATACCACATGGCCGAGGCCGGGGCGACGCCCGCGCAGGAGGTGGCGTTCACCCTCGCCAACGCCAAGGCGTACGTGCAGGCCGCGATCGACGCCGGGCTCGGCGTCGACGACTTCGCCCCCCGGCTCTCGTTCTTCTTCGTCGCCCGCACGACCCTGCTGGAGGAGGTCGCGAAGTTCCGTGCGGCGCGCCGCATCTGGGCCCAGGTCATGCGCGACGAGTTCGGGGCCAAGAACCCCAAGTCCCTGATGCTGCGGTTCCACACCCAGACCGCCGGCGTGCAGCTCACCGCCCAGCAGCCCGAGGTCAACCTCGTGCGCGTGGCGCTGCAGGGCCTCGGCGCAGTGCTCGGGGGCACGCAGAGCCTGCACACCAACTCCTACGACGAGGCGATCGCCCTGCCGACGCAGAAGGCCGCCCGCCTCGCCCTGCGCACCCAGCAGGTCATCGCGTACGAGACCGACGTCACCAAGACCGTCGACCCGTTCGCCGGCTCCTACGTCATCGAGTCGATGACCGACGAGCTCGAGACGGCGATCCGCGACCTGATGCAGGCCGTCGACGACCGCGGGGGAGCGGTGGCCGCGATCGAGGAGGGCTTCCAGAAGTCCGAGATCGAGCGGTCGGCCTACCAGGTGGCGCAGGAGATCGACGGCGGCGAGCGCGTCGTCGTGGGCGTCAACCGGTTCACGGTCGACGACGACGAGCCGTACGAGCCGCTGCGCGTCAACCCGGCGATCGAGGCCGAGCAGGCCGCCCGCCTCGCCACGCTGCGCGCCGACCGCGACCAGCTCGCCGTCGACCGCGCCCTGGCCGCCCTGCAGGACGCGGCGCGCGGCACCGACAACGTGCTGTACCCGATGCGCGAGGCGCTCGCCGCCCGCGCCACCGTCGGCGAGGTGTGCCACGCGCTGCGGGAGGTGTGGGGCACGTACGTCCCGCGCGACGTCTTCTGA